Proteins from one Juglans microcarpa x Juglans regia isolate MS1-56 chromosome 1S, Jm3101_v1.0, whole genome shotgun sequence genomic window:
- the LOC121247159 gene encoding 40S ribosomal protein S30, whose translation MGKVHGSLARAGKVRGQTPKVAKQDKKKKPRGRAHKRMQYNRRFVTAVVGFGKKRGPNSSEK comes from the exons ATGG GTAAGGTTCACGGATCGCTGGCACGTGCCGGAAAGGTGAGGGGTCAGACTCCGAAGGTGGCCAAGCaggacaagaagaagaagccgCGAGGCCGCGCCCACAAGCGTATGCAGTACAATCGCCGCTTCGTCACCGCCG TAGTTGGATTTGGGAAGAAGCGTGGACCCAATTCTTCAGAGAAGTAA